From the Armatimonadota bacterium genome, the window ACTTCCCCCTGGTGCTGGTACTGGACCTTATACGCGATCAGAATGGCAACCCAATTACCAACCTCAATAAGCTTAATTTCGAAGTTTTGGAGGATGGGGTTCCTGCTCTCATCACGGATGTGCGGGTCATTAGCCAAACAGCGACAAGCCTCTCTATTTGTCTGGTGCTGGATCGCAGCGGTAGCATGTCAGGTCAACCCAATGCTGATCTGGAACAGGCCGCTTCCACCTTCGTTAATTTAATGCAGCCTGGCGATTATGGGGCTGTTATTAATTTTTCAAGTTTTTGGAGTATCGATCTCTCGCAAGACTTCACTCAAGATAAAAGCGCTTTGCTCGCTGCCATTAATGGACGCCAGGCCAGCGGTAGCACGGCACTCTATTCCGCTGTCTGGCTTGGTCTGGATATAACCTCTCAAAGACAGGGAGGCAAAGCGATAATCGCCATGACGGATGGAGGAGACAACGATAGTGATAAAAGTCTTCAACAGGTGATCGATCGTGCCACCCTGACGGGGATTCCAATTTTCACGGTAGGGTTGGGCGGTTCTGGTTTCTACGAATATCCGTTGCAACACATGGCTGACGAAACCGGTGGGCTCTATTTCTTCGCCCCTAGTTCCAGCCAGTTAGAGGCGATCTATCGAAGCATTTCGCTCCAGTTGCAAAACGCAGTCCAGATAAGTTTCATTAGCCCCGACCCACAACCGAGAGGACGAGAACGCACGGTAACAGTTCGCTTCCGCTACGGGCAATTTAGTGGCGAAGTGCAACACCGTTACACGTATTAAGAGATCTCAACACTAACGTATATACACAACGGAGGTGAACAAAGAAATGCAAACATGTCCTGTATGTAATGCTCCTGTACCACCAGGTACGCGGTGGTGTCCTATATGCCACGTGAACGTGCTCAACCCCCAGGCGGGGAAACTAGCATCACCTGGGAAGCGTTTCGGAGCGTATGTTTTCGATACGCTCATACCATTCTTCGTTGTGTGGACCGCTCTATGTGGCGGAGGAGGGCTGGCTATGTTTTCAAGCAGCCAGAAAGAGGACCTTACTGGAGCCGTGACTGGAGCCGTGGTGTACGGGATGTTGCTAATCCTCCTGGGTCTGGGTTATGCCATCTGGGCTCTACTGCTTTTCGTGCAGGGAACCACCCCCGGCAAGTATCTGCTAGGGATGTATGTGGTTAAGGAAGATGGTTCGCGAGCTGGCTTTTGGACAATGCTGTTCCGTGAATGGATCGGCAAGTTTGTTTCAGGGCTCTTTTTGGGCATTGGCTACCTGTGGGTTTTCCTGAACAAGGACAGACAGGGATGGCACGACATGGTAGCTAGCACATACGTGGTGGAGAAGGTAACAAGTTGATATGCATCTCAACACAGAAGGGGGGGCGCAAGATGTCACTTCGGCATCTTCGTGCGGTTGTCATATTGGTCCTCGTTCTGGGTGCAGTACAGGCTGTAGCTCAAATGCAGTATCCTGTAAAGCACCTACCCATGTTAGAGAAACTACCTTGCTACGTGTTGCCCCCAGCAGACTGGGGTGTGGAGGAAATAGTCTGGTTGCTTAAGAGCCTGATAATAACGCTTGAAGAGGACGCACGCGCTACGGACAAGAGAAAGACACTCGTTATCGTCTCCGATTCTGTGACCGAAGCGACCATCGGAAGAATGAAAGCGGAGATCGAGAAGGAGACGAGCATCAAGTTGGAAAGGGTCGCTCTTAGCAGAACCAGTCTATCCCCAGAGGTCGTGCGCAAGATAGTAGATGACAAGGGGGTACGTTTCGTCTTTGTCAACACCTTGCAAAAGAAACAGCTTTCTGCAGAGATAGTGGAACAGGTCAAAGCCGTCTCTAAGCAAGGGGTTGACCTGCTGAACCCTCCTGAAGGACAGGCGGGCTTCCGGGTATGCTGGCAATGGGGGCAAAAGAAAAAGGAAAATCAGATGTGGGTTATTGTTTATGCCCCCGGTTTGAGCACCATGCATTATGTATTAGGCTCGTGTCTGTCGGCCGTAGCGCACGATGGAGGTAATCAGTACCGAGAGCCATCAGACGCAGTAGAGGTTGCTCTCTGGGCTTTCGTCGCAGACGACGATGTGTGGAAGCATGAACAACGGTTGAAACTGACAGAATGGATAGAGTCGCGAGCCCTTAAACAGTTTCCGCTGATAGAGGCCAAGGGATGGCTTCGTCCCGAGGATCTAAGCGCGGACACTCGACAGGTTTTAGATGAAGAAGGATGGAACTACCTGTTCCTGGTAACGCGAGAAAATCTGGCATCACTGAACCGCGAAGCTGCAGAGGTACTTGCTCCACTGAAACAATCTATAGATAGCTTGTCTGCCTCTCAATCAGCAGTTCTGGTAGTAGAGAGAGGGCCAGCGAAGGTCGTTTGTTATGTCGCTCCGACCATCGGTCTGTTACGGCGGTTGGTTAACGAACACAAGGACTTTATGAAGGTACGCACAGTGAAGATAGATGTACCCGATCTGAGCTGGGTACGTCGGGTAGCGGTGGCTTTTACGAAGCATGCAGTGGACACCATGCCTCAAGGGGCGCGGAGTCGTTTACTGGCAGAGCTTAAAAGAGGTCTTCCGTACTGGCAGATATACGATGAAAGTGTTCTATCCAATCTCTTGCGTCTAGAAGAGATTAGCATACACGGACTACCTGGAGGAGCAACGATTCAGCGCCCCCAACAGCGCGTTACTGTAGACGCTCTCCTTGTCATTGAAGCCAACGCGTACAACCTCGACCAGCCCAAGTGGGTAACCAGTCAGGATTTTGAAGTGCTGGATAAGGTTACCCTACCTATTTCCCAGTGCGAACCTACACCCCCTTATAGCGACAAGCGCGATGATATCATAGAGTGGATAACACTCCATCGCGGGTGGGTTCAGGACAAAGAGCGGTTTAAGGCAGAGTTGGCACAGCGTCCCGTGCGTGTCCGCATCCCTGTTACTGCTGAAGAAGCATGTGAAATAGAAATCTCTTGTGCTCTTATCGACCTGCGCTCGGACTCAACGCAGTATGGTCTTCCGATCTCTGCAGATATGGTGTTACCCAAGTTATCCGTGCGTTTTGTCCATCAACGAGAACAACGCCTCAGAGAGGGGTTGACTACCTACCGTTTGGAAGAAGTGAACCACGCCCAGATGGAGAAGATAGTACCCGCGGGAAGACTGGGGCCGCTTCAACTTTATAGGAGGATATATCCGGCAGGGCACGCGGTAGGCACGCCTGGAGTAGTTGGCGGTGTGGAACGTTATAACAACATGTGCCTCCAACTGGTTCCTAACCCACCTCAGCTCGCGGAACCTCTGCCACCTCTACCTTTCAACCCAGAGTCCCCTGCTGTGACAGGCGCTTGCGGGGAGGTAGCCGCAGGTGTGCGTAACTGGCTGGAGGCCACAGCGGTGTTCGACCCAAACGTGAAGGCATCGCCAGCCGCGCCTCCAGGATATGTTGGTAAAGTACAGCAGGTGACAGAGCGTACGATCACGATAAGCCTCGAGGGGATAGAAAAACTAGGAACAGGCGATTGGGTCGAGGTGCGCTGTAGCGATGGGACTATTCCGAAAGCGAAGGTCGAGCGCGCGGATAGAAACACGGCTGAGGCGGGTACTGCATCAATCAACGCAGGGTATCGTCCCCGGAGATCAGGTTTTCCGAACCGCGCCACCACCCACGCCTGAGGCTAAAACAGAGGGTAAAGCTCCTGACTACATAGCTATCGACGAGGAAGTGTCCGTAGTAGTTCCTTCGAAGCAAAAACCCGCAGGGGCCATGCTGGAATCGCTAAAACAACAAGCCTTAAGAAAAGCTGCTCAAATCCAGACACAGTCTGTCCGGAGAAAATACGGGATGGTTGTTCCACAAAACGAACTGCTGAAAATAGCAATCGTCACATCTCACAAGTGGGATGCAGCGCGTAAGCAGTCTGTTATTCGGGTTCGTTTCCGCGGTAACATACCGGGGCGTAAGGAGGTACCATAGAGGGTATGCGAAGGGCAGTCCTCTGTTGGATCCTGTTGTTGTGCGCTGCCTCTGGGCAGGAAACACGCCATCAACCTGTTTACAGGCTGGTCGAGGCAGAGGGTAGAGCGGTGGTAGTCGCCAGCAACGAGGTGGCGGCCCGAGACGCCGCGAGAGCGGATGCTATTCGCAGAGCGGTTGAGCAGGTTGTGGGCACCTACGTAGAGAGTGAAAGCCTGGCTGAAAACTATCAACTGGTTTACGATCGCATCTACACACGTGCTCATGGTTTTGCAACGATCGAGCGTGTGTTACAAGAAGGATCCATCGGTGGTACATATTACATACGCATAATAGCTAGAGTCTTCATGGTGCGCGACGCTGACGGAAAGGATGCGCTCTTGATGGCACTGAAAGAGCAAGGCTTGCTACGCCAACTCCGTGTGATGGTAGTTATTCCAGAGCAACATGTTCGCGAGAACAACACGTCTCCAACTGTCTCCGATCCAGCGGCGGAAACGGCAATCGTGCGATTGCTGGCACGTTCTGGCTTTAAGGTGGTGGACCAACAGTTTAGCAGAAAGATTCGGGACTCGCGCGTGATCAAAGAGCTGATGCGAGGGATGGCTGATCAGCACCAGCTACATAGCCTGCGCGATCGATACGGAGCTGATATTATCGTGGTCGGAGAGGCATTCAGCCAGAGAGTGCCGCCCCCAATGGATGCTGGAAACATGGTTTTCTGCCGCTCCCGTGTGGAGATTAAGGCGATCTTATCGGAAACGGGTGAAATTATCTGCGCAGATGCAGAGCACGGCTCTGGACGCGATCTGTCCGAGCAGCTGGCGAGCAAAAGGAGTTTAGAACAAACTGCGGATGCGCTTGCGCCAAGGTTGATTAACGACCTTCTTGTCGGCGGATATGGAAGCCCTGGACGAGCAACTACGAACGTGGAATTAGAGATCAGCGGGTGGCGCAAGCTGTCGGATGCTCAGCGGTTTCTAGACACCTTGGAGCAGATACGCGGTGTACGCCATGTGCATCTGTCCGAATTTAAAGGGGGCGTCTTGTTTGCGGAGGTGGAACTGGATCAAGGTCTCAAGAAGCAACTAGCGGCGATACTGGAAGATCTGAAAGGCTTCACTATAGAAATAGAAGCGGCGTCAGGAAGCAAGATAGAAGGAACAGTGACAAGGATTGCATTGCCAGTCCGCCAACAAGGCAAGTAGTCCACCACCCACCAACCTTGCCAATCTCCCCTCTTTCCAGATATACTCTTAAACGGCAGTTTCTGTGGGGAGATTGTGGCTTTGAGCAAGCATCAAACATATCGACAGACCCTGCAACGGCTGAGCAGGGTGGCGAGGCAAGCGGTTTCACAAGCGGACATCGACCGGTTCCTTACCAGTGCGCTACAAGAGGGCATGAATCTGGTAGGGGGCTTTCGTGCCTTCGTCGCGCTGGTAGACGAGGATGCCGGCGAGCTGGTCATCCACAGCGCGCTGGGACCGGGCTGGGATGAGCAAAAACGCCAGAGCCGCCTACAGGTAGCGCAGGAGGAGGGCAAAGGCATCACCGGCTACGTCGCCGCCACGCAGCAACCGTATTGCACGGGCGACGTGAGCCACGACCCACATTATCTCCAGTTCTTCGAGGACGTGGTTAGCGAAATGGCGGTTCCTATCGTGGACGCCTACGGGCGTACGCGGGGTGTTATCAACATCGAATCCGACCGCCCCAACGCCTACGATGAAGAGGATATGGAAGCTATCGCTCTGCTCGCCGACCTGTGCTTGACCGCGCTGAACCTGCACCAGTCGCGCCTGAGGCAGGAAGCTCTGGTGCAAATCGGCAACGAGTTGAGCACCTCCGAGGACCTGGACGACCTGATGCAGACGGTGCTGGACGTGGCAGCGAAGGTGCTGCGCTTTGAAGACTGTTCGGTGTTCCTGATAGACGACGACCGCAAGCGGTTGAACCTGGTGGCGTCTAGCAGCGCCCTTCGCGAACAGGTGGGCAAGGTCTCCTACCCGCTAGGCGAGGGGCTAACAGGCTGGGTGGCTCAGCATGGCGAGCCTATCCGCACCGCCAACCCGCGTGAGGACCCCCGATGGCGTGGTATCGCCAGCGAGATGCCGGTGGAGCAAATCGGCGCGTTTCTGGCGGTTCCTGTGTGGGGGCACGAGCGCACAACCGGCGTGATTCGCGTGGTACGACGGCGCAGTCTCGCTCCCTGGTTCGATAACCGGTTCACGGATGACGAGATGGAAGTGCTCTCCGCCATCGGCAGCCAGCTGGGTGCGGCGATAGAGAGCCTGAACATGCGCCAGCGACTGGTGCAGACCGAGCGCATGGCAGCATGGGGCGAGATGTCTGCCAAGGCAGCGCACATGATTGGCAACCGCACCTTCGCCATTAAGGGCGACCTGAACGAGGTGGAATATCTGCTGCAGCAGCCAGAGGTGGACCGCGAGCAGCTGACGGAACTCATCGGCAGTATCCGGCGAGGGGTGTCGCGCCTCGAGGAGATACTGCATGAGTTCCGCGATTTCGTGATGGCGACGCACCTCAGTACAGGGGTGGATAATATCAACAATATCATCGCGCAAACAGTGGCAGAAATATTCCCTCGGCGTGGTCCCGTGCAGCTGAAACTGAGCCTGCACCCGCAACTGCCCAACATCCGCTGTGACGCGGTGAAGCTCAAGCGATGTTTCGCAGAGATGATAGAGAACTCGCTCAGCTTCCAGCCGGAAGGCGGCGAACTGCACATCAGCACGGAACTAGTGGACGCGCGATCCTTGCCCACAAGGCTGGGCGTGGCACGCAACAAGCAGTTCGTCCACGTCCGCTTCTGCGATAAGGGACCGGGGGGTACCTGCCGACATCAAGGAGAAGATTTTCCAACCCTTCTTCAGCTCGCGCGTAAAGGGGATGGGATTAGGGCTGTCTATTGTGAAGGGTATTGTGGAGGCGCACCGGGGCTTCGTGTACGAGGACGGCGTGCCCGGCGAAGGGGCGTGCTTCCACATCCTGCTGCCGGTCAACGGGAAGCCGGCAGTTGACACTACCGAAGGCAAGGAGCGATAGTGAGGAGGTTATATGTACAGGATACTGGTGGTAGACGACGAAGAAGAGGTACGCTATGCGCTACAGCGACGCCTGCAGCGCGAGGGCTATCAGGTAGACCTCGCTGAGGGCGAGAGCGACGGCATCGAGAAAATCCGGCAAGCGTCCCCGGCGTATGACGTGGTCATTACCGATATGGCGATGGAGAACCCGGATAGCGGCGTGCGCATCCTGGAAGCCGCGCTGGCGCACGACCTGTTCAGCGAAGTGATTGTGCTCACCGCCTATGGAAACGTGGCGAACGCGGTGGAGTGTATGCGCCGCGGTGCCTTCGACTACGTAGAGAAGAACATCCCCGGTGTGGATGTGTACGAGCTGCTGGTGCTCAAAATCGAGCAGGCTCTCGAACGGCGCCGCTCGGCGGTGAACACTCTGCGCCGGATGGAGGAGATTACCCGTCGTTTGACCTCATCGATCAGGCGCGGCGACTAGAGGAGATGAGGCGGCGGGCAGAGGGTAACTCCCTGCCCGCCGGGTGGGTACCCTTGCGAGGAAGTTAAGCTCTGTATCATGCTGCCTTCTGCATCGCGACTTCGGCAACTTGAATAGCGACCACCTGGTCCAAACGGATATCCTCTGCATCCGTAATCAGGTATGCACCGTAGAGCGGCACATATCTGGCGTCTTCAACGGTAGCCAGCGTTACGTGGGTATTGCCTGCACGGTCCTTCCAGACAATCTCGCACAGCGACCCCACGTACCCCTTGGCATCGTGCACTCCCATGTGTGCATTCCTCCCTTGGCTGGTGGGATGCCACCTTCTGTAGAGGATTTTCCATGTTCGCTTCTCCGCCGTACCTGCGGAGGTTACGGGTAGTACGAAAACCTCGCATTGCTACAGGGAGAACACCGAAACGGGTATACTGGTAAGCGTAACGGGGGAACATCGGAGCGCGTCTTCTCAGTATAGAGAGATGCAATCTACATCCGGCTCATCCGACCGGGGGAGGTTTTTGTCATGCCAGAACCAACGCCAACCGCCGAACTGCTCCACCGCATCGTGGACGAGGTGGAGAAAGCCATCGTTGGCAAGCGCAACATGGTGGAGCTTGCGGTGCTCACCCTGCTGTGCGATGGACACCTGCTTATTGAGGATATCCCCGGTGTGGGCAAAACTACCCTCGCTAAAGCACTGGCGCGTGCTATCGGCGGCAAGTTCCGACGCATCCAGTTCACTCCCGACCTGCTACCCGCCGATGTGACCGGCACCAACGTGTTCAATCCCAAGACGCTGGGCTTTGAACTGCACCCCGGACCGGTGTTCGCCAACGTGGTTCTGGCGGACGAAATCAACCGCGCGACGCCCAAAACGCAATCCAGCTTGCTGGAGTGCATGGAGGAACGACAGGTAACCATCGACGGCGTATCCCATCCGCTACCGCGCCCGTACTTCGTTATCGCCACCCAGAACAACGTGGAGATGCTGGGAACCTACCCGCTGCCGGAAGCGCAGATGGACCGATTCTTCATCCGCCTCTCGCTGGGTTATCCCTCCCAACACGACGAGGTGATGATACTCAGTCGCCAGCAACAGGAGCAGCCTCTACAGCACGTACAGCAGGTCACCGAGCCGGAGCAGATTGTGCAGGCGCAGTGTGATGTACGAGAGGTGTTTGTACATGACGCGATTCGCAACTACATCGTGAGTATTGTAAACGCGACACGCCGCCACCCGCACGTGCAGCTGGGGGCGAGCCCGCGCGGTTCGTTGAACCTGATGCATGCTGCACAGGCGCACGCCGTGCTGCTGGGGCGTGACTACGTTCTGCCCGACGACGTGAAAGCGGTTGCAAAAGCGGTGCTGGCGCATCGGCTGATTCTCAAGCCGGAAGCGCGGGTGCGCGGCGTCGATGCAGAGCAAATCGTGACAGAGGTGCTCGAGCAGGTCGCGGTGCCCATAGGGGCAGGAGCTCGCAAATGACGACGCAAACAGGGCATTTATCAGTAAGACCAGGCTATCACGGGGTGAAGGTGCTTGCCACCGTGCTGTCCAGCTTGTGCATCCTCACCGTAGCCATGACGCTTGGTTTGGGGCACCTGTACATGATGGCGGTGGCCATTGCCGTGGTGCCGCTGGTGTCGTACACTGTGGGAAAGAGGATGCTGGCAGGGCTGGCGGTGCAGCGCGAGGTGGCGGATGTAGCGTGGGATGGTCAATCGGTGTCGGTAAAGATACGCATCCATAACCGCAGCAATCTGCCCAGATATTTTCTGCAAGCACAGGATACCCTGCCCGAGGGAGCCCAGTTTGTGGAAGGCGAGGGTATTATACCCCTGGCGATCCCTGCTGGTGACACTCAGGAAGCGGAATACCGCGTGGTGTTCTCGCGGCGAGGCAGGTACCTTCTGGGACCCCTGAGCCTTCACGCTACCGACCCGCTGGGGATGTTTTTCTTCTCCCATCAACTGCGCGAGCAAACAGAGATACTGGTGTTGCCTACCCCTTTGCCTCTACCTGCTATGGACAGCACGCGCGGCGCACTTTACACCACTGCAGGTGTTCACTCCGCGCCGGTGCGTGGAGATAGCGTGGAGTTTCTCGGCATCCGTGAGTATGTGCCGGGCGACCCCTTGCGCCGTGTGGACTGGAAGCACTCCGCCCGCTACGGCGACCTGTTCGTGCGTGATTTCGAGCGGTTTACCCAGACCGAAGTGTGCGTAGTGCTAGACCGTTCGCCGGTGATGAGGCAGCTAACCAACAGCTTCGAGATCATGGTCAAGGCAGCGAGCGGCGCACTGCACGCGGCGTACACCGGTGGGTTGCCCTTTAGTCTGGTCACCGGTGTTGCCGAGACGGACAACCTGCCTGCACAGTGGTCTTCAGAGCAGTTATATGGCTACCTGCACGTGTTGGCAGAGGTGACGCCCCAGTCTGATTTCGTGTGGTTAGATGTGGTAACGAGGGCGGTTACAGATGTTGCACCCGGCGCGTTGCTGGTGTTGATTACAGCCGGTGTGGACCTGCGTTTGTTACCTCTTCTGGATATGTGTGCTCGCAAGCAAATACAGGTGGTCGCGCTTCTGCCGAACGTGCCCGCGCTGGACAGGCAGAGCGGTTTTCCGGACGCGCTCCATGATGGCGAGTTCTTGCGACTGCTCGCTGCCCAGAACGCCATAGTGATACCGCTGCATCCGGGAGTGGACTCATGAAGGTCACAGGCACAACGTCATCGGCAGACCGCCCCAGTGTCTGGATGTATCTGTCCGGGCTGGCGGTAGCGTTCTGCGGCTTACTGGCAGCACGCATCGTGATAGAAGACCAGCGCTTCACGAATATGATGATGGCATTAGTGGTGTTGGGCTTTGTATTCAGCTTCATCGCGAGGCAGATGGGATGGTTTGACCTGTCGCCCGGACTGTTCATCCGCTGGTTGTTCGCAGGGCTCATCGTATATGCTCTGTTGAACTTCTGGACCCATGGATGGGTGCTGCCGTTTGACGTGGAGACCACCTACGGAGGTACCGCCATCGCTTTCCTCTGCTGGCTGGTGGTGTTTGCCTCCTTCATGCTGGCTTCAGACGAACACGTACTCTTTATCGCTGTGCCTGTGGTCGCTTTGCTGGGGGTGACTGCTCCTGCGCTCAGTGCACAACAGGCTTTCTGGTTGTTTGTTACTTTTCTGGGCAATACCGCCTTCCTTCTGGCGCAAGAGAACGCCCGCCGGTTATACGGAGCCGCCAAGCCTGATGCGTTCTTCATGCGTGGTCAAGTGGGCGTGGCGCTGGTGTGTGGTGCGCTCGCAGCATTGACGGGTATCATCGTCAGTCTGCCCTTGCGCGATACCACGCTACGCCTGAGCGGCAACTCGCTACCGCC encodes:
- a CDS encoding ATPase, which translates into the protein MPEPTPTAELLHRIVDEVEKAIVGKRNMVELAVLTLLCDGHLLIEDIPGVGKTTLAKALARAIGGKFRRIQFTPDLLPADVTGTNVFNPKTLGFELHPGPVFANVVLADEINRATPKTQSSLLECMEERQVTIDGVSHPLPRPYFVIATQNNVEMLGTYPLPEAQMDRFFIRLSLGYPSQHDEVMILSRQQQEQPLQHVQQVTEPEQIVQAQCDVREVFVHDAIRNYIVSIVNATRRHPHVQLGASPRGSLNLMHAAQAHAVLLGRDYVLPDDVKAVAKAVLAHRLILKPEARVRGVDAEQIVTEVLEQVAVPIGAGARK